The stretch of DNA CATTCACCATCTAAACTCAGAAAGTTACAGATACAATTACTATCTAATGATTataatttgcaataaaatgtaacattattatgtacaatacTGTATGGATCTCTTATCTTCAAGACAGACAGTAACAGCGGTATGAGAGAGACTTGGCGACAGCGAGTTCAGTAGGCTATACCTTTGTGACAATACgcaatataacataaactttaaatttaactcaaAAAAACTTAGCTTACTCTacacacacttgaaaataagtttAAGCCTTACATTACTATAAACTTAAttcattattcagttttttacTTTTCGTCTGGCTTGGCTCTTTTTGCTTCGCGttcacttttatttttagcCGACCTgtttaacacttttttattaaactGATCCGATGAGAATGATAGCATAACTGGAAGTGTTCATGAATCAACTGATTGGATATAACTAGCATTCAAGGAATAAAAGTAAGTGGCTACCAACAAACATGTAACATGGACTTAGACTCCGCATCGTCATACTTACTGCAGGAGGGGATGCCTCGGCGTCTGTCGCTCCATCACCTATGAACACAAGCTGCTTGTAGCCTTTAGTGTCCTTAAGTATTTGGGCTACAGTAGCCTTTCCACCAGAGGCTGAGGTAGGCTGGTCAGTATCAAAACCGCTGTATTTACCTGTTGAGAGTATTAGCACCGTAGAGCCTTGGGACCTGCTCGAGTTACTATTATATACACCACATCTATATGATATGAAACTACATCAGCGAGAGTATGAGAGGAATTGTTATCACCTGATTTCTTTAAGACCGGTTCACTCaatgaaataattttgataacGGAATAAACGGAAGAGTCTGGCACGAGTTTTTTGCTAGCAATACGCTGTCAAGTTGTTAAGTTACTACTTTGGAATATACAACCAAACCTGTTACTCAGTATTACTCAAACGTATCAAGCCCAAAAACTCAAGAAGAAGTGAGTTATATAACAAAGAACAGAATGAACATTGCAGCTAAACGCCGGCTCACTTTATGTCGTCGTATGTCAGGGTTATCCTCTCGACGAGTATGCCGAAGGCATGGTCGAGGCAACGCGAATACTTCGGGAAAGTTTGTAGCTGTTAAACTTTCCCGATTGATCGCTGACATGCCCAACATCCCGTGTAATGTGTACCACTTCAGCGATGGTGATTGGCTATATCACGGATTGCTCGATTCATATTTTTATGACAGTTGATGCAAGACTAGTATTTCGTCGTTTCCGTGACCGCATTGTACGATGAGAACATTATGCCACGAACATGTCACTGATGTAAGCGGATTGGTTTATGACAGTGCgaacaatgttatcacagacgatcaccgCAGTACTGTTTGATTAACACCAACATACAGAAATaaagtgtgaaccagccttgaaAGTTGACCTATTAGATATCAATTGGCACTCAGTCAACATTACCTATTACATATTGAAACAAATAACACAATAACACTAATTGAATTGCTTGAAGAATATTCCcaaatattctcataaaactttACCGCAGTTTGTTCCACCGGCCGAAACTTTGAGAGAGGTTATCAACAAATACTCCAGATGATTATGCACATCACTATCATGATATTATATAACACAACTATAAAAATACTTCACTATTAAAAGTAACAATCAATAAGAGGTTTTCACTGCTACTTCATCTGAGAGATGAGCAAATGGAGGCGTAACCTTGGAAATGCAGGAAACCAACAGTGCATATGTAAAGGTGATGAGAGAGACGCACAGTATAACTTCCCCTAATTTAAACTATATGAACTTGAAACTATTTAGGGTTATTTATCTGTTTTGATTTTTTAGAAGTTTCTCCTTCAGCTACTTGACTTCTGAACCTTTAAATTAGAGTGAAACTTTACATTCTGGATGTGGAAAATTACTTCAGGCGTCGAGTTGAGTATTTGCTCAAATTGTGCATCGTATGTTGGCGATATCTCATGTATGTTAGACAATCGTAAATAGAGAGCTGACTATCTATCAGGTTTTCATGTAGTTTGAAATAGCGTGAAGTCAGTAGTTAATTATTCTGTCAGGTCAGTGGCTACTATGTGACTCAACTAGAAACAGTTAATCACTGTATCTACCTAGAATGTCCTGCAGCATGAAGCTGTACTGGGTTGTCAAACTCAATTCACGTTGAGAACAGTATAGCTTGCCTACTGAAGAACATAAGAATTTATTGGTGATTCCTCAGTGTGAAACTAATTTACAGCGCATTGTATTTCAGCATACTCGTGATGTGATATCATTATATCTGTAGATCTTTATGGTGCTCTTTCTGAAGTCTttaatagaaaaattaagattttttgCATTTCATGCGAAACAAAATGTACGGTTCTACAGATGGTTAAAGAACAAGTTACATGAATATACTTACAAATTAGGCACGTGaaaatttatgtacatgtataaactgTATTCTTGTATCATTAGACCAAAGTGGAGTGTAAACATGAATCAAACTTGGCTTTTTACTGGATCCCTGGAAAACTTGGGTTTTCTACGAGCTATCTTCGATACTTGGGTTTTCCCCAAGATATCTGAGAGATTTGGGTTTTCTGCGAGATATCTGGGAGACTTGGATTTTTTATGAGATATCTGGGAGACTTGGGTTTTCTACGAGATATCTGAGATACTTGGGTTTTCCCCAAGATATCTGAGAGCTTTGGGTCTTTACGAGATATCTGGGAGACTTGGGTTTTCTATGAGATATCTGAGAGACTTAGATTTTTTATGAGATATCTGGGAGACTTGAATTTCCTACAAGATATCTGTGAGACTTGGATCTTTCATGAGATATCTGGGAGACTTGGGTTTTCTACGAGATATCTGAGAGACTTAGATTTTTTATGAGATATCTGGGAGACTTGAATTTCCTACAAGATATCTGTGAGACTTGGATCTTTCATGAGATATCTGGGAGACTTGGGTTTTCTACGAGATATCTGGGAGATTTGAATTTTCTACGAGATATCTGGGAGATTTGAATTCCCTGAGATATCTGGGAGACTTGGATTTTTTATGAGATATCTGGGAGACTTGGGTTTTCTATGAGATATCTGGGAGACTTGGGTTCTCTACGAGATATTTGGGAGAATTTTCTACGAGatactttgttttttttagtaGCCATCAGATCTCAAACATTCACCTCAAAATCTTAATCATTCCCGCGAAACACTTTTTTGTTGCACTGCTCATGAAAATATTTCCTCAAAGCCATCTCACTtctcaatatttttttacatgCGATGAAAAATTGCAAAGTTGAACAGCCTAAAGGATTCACATTATCAGACTTCCTGTCAACTAACCATCAGTGAAGATGAGCTGATTAGCATATATATTCTCTTCAGGAATGTTGAGTTTCTGAGCCAGAGGTCGAATGAGAGATTTGAAGCCACCAGAGACCAGATACACATCTATGCTCCTCGCCTGTAACTCCTTCACCAGGTCCCTGAAGTCAAGCAACTTAGACTGAGGTTTTAAATTAGACTGATCTACGCACTATAAAATGCATCGTGAGAGTACTATGCCAACGAGCCCAAACTACATGCTATAAATACAGTCTAGTCAGTTTCAAGCCATGATACTCACTCAACTCCCGGGGTGAAATGCAGCACCCCCTGCTCCTTGAACTTTTCAACATCTTCAAGACTAGGTGCAAGAATATGAAGCCTGTTGGTCAGCGACTCCCGGAAAGACATTTGTCCACCCATAGCCTGAGAAGTCCTGAACAAaagaatttgaaaaatatttttgattggtGGAACAGTAATGACATATAATACCACATTATCCAAGTTTTATGTAAATGCAAAGCACAAAGAGATcatcatagaaataaaataATGCCTAGAAGCACAGCTTATTTCCATTACGAAGCCAATAACTTCCTTAGGCTAGTCACGATAAAAAACAAACGAAACACATTCATAGATATGCTGGTACCTGTACTAGCTGTCACTATTAA from Watersipora subatra chromosome 2, tzWatSuba1.1, whole genome shotgun sequence encodes:
- the LOC137387455 gene encoding phosphoserine phosphatase-like encodes the protein MDEVKAIWRKCDAVCFDVDSTVLAEEGLDELARFMGKGDEIAKLTSQAMGGQMSFRESLTNRLHILAPSLEDVEKFKEQGVLHFTPGVEDLVKELQARSIDVYLVSGGFKSLIRPLAQKLNIPEENIYANQLIFTDGKYSGFDTDQPTSASGGKATVAQILKDTKGYKQLVFIGDGATDAEASPPADAFIGFGGNIVRESVKSLAKWYVYDFQELISELRDHVDPAN